The sequence CGGATATGGCCTTCAAGGCGCGGATCTTCATGGCGTTGGAGGTCACCTTCTTGCCTCTACCGAAGACTGTGACCGACCGATAGTTCATGGTGTGGTTGTAGGCTGAACGAGCGAGGACCTCGCACTCATCTTATGACGTTACGCGTCCCAACGGAATTCGGGACAAGCTCAGCTCGGATGCGGTATCGTACTTTGCCATGGCGACATCGAGAGAGCTCTGGATAACGACGGCCTCAAAATCCCTTCTTCTCCTTGTTGTTGTTTTTATTTTGAGTCCAGTTATCTCTTATCTTTCCACCACTGTTTTTGCCAAGGTGGTCACCGGCGCACCCGATCCGGAGACGTTCGCTTTGTATTATGATCTCACCTCTCTCTCCATTTCTCTGGCTATAGGCACTCTGGTTGCATTTGCTATCTGGAAGGGCACAAGCGAACCACCATGGGAATCGACCACAACGTTTAGAAATATTCGGCTCGCCTTACGAATTGTAGTCCTAGCACATGTTGGCCTTGTGGCTCTTTCCCTGATCAGTCGTCCGATTCCGGCCGTCTCTCAAAATCCAATTGTGGGTTGGAGTACGATCATTAGCTGGTGGCTGCTAACTATTCTAGGCTGGGTCTACGTCCAAGTCCTTTTTAAGAGAATAGGGCGGGACAAACTGGCTATCTATGCTGGAATTTTGATTGGGGTTTATGTTCTGGCGAATGTGCTTCATATGTACATAATTCCCACGTTCCTTCGTGAGACATCCGGCGAACTTGCGACACCCGGCCAGATGATGTCGACCTTCAAACGCTATCTGATCCCTTTTGTTCCTACGATACTCTCTGGCGTATTGATCATTGGTCTGTTGTGGCGTCTTCGGAAGGCGTTACTGCAACGTGGCGCACAACAGGTTTAGCAATTAGGTCACGATATTGCCTTTTTACTTTACGCCCGTAAGCCCTCCGAATCCGACGACCGCCAAGCGCTCTCGATCGACGCCCAATTAGTCGGCCGAGAGGAGGCCGACGTGGACGAAGCGGCGATTACGCATGGCGGAAATCAAGCTGTTCACGCTGCTGAACGGGTAGCGTCTTTCCTGAGTTCACTGAGATTTAGTACCTGGATCTCAATGATGCTGCCCCTCTTGTCTTCACAAAAGATAAAGCCGTTCTTTACGTAAGATCTAGGGTCATTTGCTTAGCACGACATCCAGATTAGAAATGCCTTTCAGAGGTTCTTCCTGGTATCTCCCTTCGCTTCAAGCAGGGCGCTGGCTATTCAAATAGTTATGTTAAGCGCTTTCTTCACTTGCGAAGAATATATCCGATCGAATATAATAGAATAAATGAACCCAGTTCGAAAATTACGGCACCATACCGGATTCACGCAAGCCCGCCTGGCGAAGCTTGGTGGCACCTCGCAGCCGACTATTGCGGCGTACGAATCTGGGGGCAAGAGCGTGACTTTACGGACTCTTGAACATCTGGCCACCGTGTCTGGACTAGAAATCGATATTTGTTATGTCCCCCCCATGACACGTGAGGAACGTCGCAGCGTGAGTCTACATCGGTCGATCGCTAGGAAATTGGCGGCTGAACCAGAGGTTGTGTTGAGAAAGGCGAAGTGTGTTCTTGACAGGATGATCGCGAAGCATCCTTCCGCTTCGCCACTCTTGTTTGAGTGGCGGTTCCTCATATCGCTGCCCGTTGCCGAGTTGATCGAGGTGCTGACCGACATACGACCCCATTCCCGCGAGTTGCGTCAGTTAACACCCTTCGCGGGAGTATTGAGTGCGCGT is a genomic window of Bdellovibrionota bacterium containing:
- a CDS encoding helix-turn-helix transcriptional regulator; this encodes MNPVRKLRHHTGFTQARLAKLGGTSQPTIAAYESGGKSVTLRTLEHLATVSGLEIDICYVPPMTREERRSVSLHRSIARKLAAEPEVVLRKAKCVLDRMIAKHPSASPLLFEWRFLISLPVAELIEVLTDIRPHSRELRQLTPFAGVLSARERASIYRSFEIASEGKRK